From the Deltaproteobacteria bacterium genome, the window CCGTCCGGTAAAGGACCACCTCATCAACTCCGGCCCCTCTCCCGGCAAGTATGGAACCCAGCTCGAATTTGACCACTTCCGGTCTAAGGATAAGGTAGGATTTCCCCGTCAGGTCAGCTCCCAACAGGTCGGCAATTTCCGAACCCGAGAACCGTTCGGGGATTTTTTTTGTACGCCCACCGACTTTTTCCCACGCTGCAGCAGTCTTCGGGCCCACGCAAACGGCGCCTGGCAGGATGGAAGGGGAAAGCCCGGCGGCCTGGATGTGGCCGGAAAAAATCTCAGCCCCATTGGGGGAGGTAAAGATAAGAGCGTCGTAGGTCCGGATACGTTCCATGGCTTCCCGGAGCCCGGTCGGCCCGGGAAGAGGCAAAATGGCAATGGCTGGTATATGGTATACTATCGCACCCATATCCCCCGCTTTTTGGATCATATCATCTGCCTGATCTTTCGACCTGGTGACCAGAACACCGATCCCTTTCAGCAGCCCTTCGTTCATATCCTTATACCATTATTAGGGTCGTAAAAAGTCCATTCGTGGCTTTTTACTCAACGGAAAGCGAAAAATGTCATTTTCCCTTTCCTCAGGATATTTCTCTGGCGTAAATCTTCTCAAGGATCTCCCTTCCACCATGGTTGAGAATCTCCTCCGCAAGGCCGGTTCCCAGAGCCCGTGCCTCGGAAAAATGACCCCTGACTTCACTGAGAACAGTACACTTCCCATCCACTCCGGCAACCAGGCCCTTCAGGGTGAGCTGGTTATCGGCAAGGGTAGCGTAGGCTGCAATGGGGACCTGACACCCACCCTCCAACCGCTTGAGGAAAGCTCTCTCGGCCGAAACACAGACGGAAGTTGTGGGATCGTTCAAAAAAGAGATGCGGCCGAGAGTATCGGCATCGTACAACCTGGCCTCAATCCCC encodes:
- a CDS encoding uroporphyrinogen-III synthase, encoding MNEGLLKGIGVLVTRSKDQADDMIQKAGDMGAIVYHIPAIAILPLPGPTGLREAMERIRTYDALIFTSPNGAEIFSGHIQAAGLSPSILPGAVCVGPKTAAAWEKVGGRTKKIPERFSGSEIADLLGADLTGKSYLILRPEVVKFELGSILAGRGAGVDEVVLYRTVGNRDGGPKLRELLDRQAIGVVTFTSPSSVHGIVDLLPGVKSIRSILCVCIGPTTARVAKEAGFVNVHHPDDYTVEGMLKMLPSVFSEGTKGGS